Proteins encoded together in one Drosophila albomicans strain 15112-1751.03 chromosome 2R, ASM965048v2, whole genome shotgun sequence window:
- the LOC117575068 gene encoding uncharacterized protein LOC117575068 isoform X1 translates to MVVWLLVVLLFPVFCESASHSVQCIPPGKSAADYSESENSVIHDDNRKIKIRKQRTFIRNPNYKNANKEIEELSRGMYITELPLPHPGAQPGSTHGCEEVMPLEGIQI, encoded by the exons ATGGTTGTTTGGCTACTGGTCGTATTGTTGTTTCCCGTATTCTGCGAGTCGGCTTCACACTCTGTGCAATGCATACCACCGGGAAAATCAGCGGCGGATTATAGCGAAAGTGAAAATAGTGTAATACATGATGACAatagaaaaatcaaaatacgTAAGCAAAGAACATTCATCCGGAATCCCAACTATAAAA aCGCCAATAAGGAAATTGAAGAATTATCTAGGGGTATGTATATCACGGAACTACCCTTGCCGCATCCTGGAGCTCAACCAGGCAGCACGCATGGCTGCGAGGAAGTTATGCCCCTTGAGggaattcaaatataa
- the LOC117575065 gene encoding zinc finger protein 43 produces the protein MCSTTVLCPLCAVPSFNSIDALQQRLIKAANGPLACPFPNCKELFLGLDKLTIHLFSHTSLMTTSTSETVAKTEPQPATTAVRDAASSAASVATSSPSTATAASKRRGKKSRAKAVEQAIVVVPPPITPPARCEICEFNFRNDELRDIHFRLVHENGDGADQGAGAGGQQQEPYKCHLCSKTFRMKGSLRVHLKVLHTIGCSSNSHNMGCANGGQAINPTPKISICDRIRHKEATAGNGNASTIPSSSNNINNNSNNSSTSTQPYALSGAICMLKQEITTPADAAPTAEYGSTPKNWECDVCAKLFTTKYFLKKHKRLHTGEMPYTCQFCARTFTFQQSYHKHLLYHSEVKPHACGICGRAFKELSTLHNHQRIHSGEKPFRCEVCGKCFRQRVSFLVHTRIHTGVMPYKCEQCLKTFRYKVSLRTHKCTVGPADDSQQTPEQLIKALLDSNGVVDSAPATQLNSSASPALIGIPMNGGDHEALLSQTIDDIVVESCQKLGICGVEPHRQPQPLQQPVIMDNNVQHYDGSNSPLQQMQNLRLYSPQQQTDQPSSDGELFRRFLMDAT, from the exons ATGTGTTCCACGACAGTGCTGTGTCCATTGTGTGCGGTTCCCAGTTTCAATAGCATCGATGCCCTCCAGCAGAGGTTGATCAAGGCAGCCAATGGGCCATTGGCTTGTCCATTTCCAAACTGCAAAGAGCTGTTCCTAGGCCTCGATAAACTGACTATTCATCTGTTCAGTCACACCAGCCTGATGACGACATCCACATCTGAAACAGTCGCCAAAACAGAACCTCAACCAGCAACTACAGCTGTTCGAGATGCTGCTTCTTCCGCAGCAAGTGTCGCAACCAGTTCGCCGTCGACTGCCACCGCTGCCTCGAAGAGGCGTGGTAAAAAGTCACGTGCCAAGGCTGTGGAACAggcgattgttgttgtgcccCCGCCAATTACACCTCCGGCCAGATGCGAGATCTGTGAGTTTAACTTCCGCAACGATGAGTTGCGTGACATTCATTTTCGTCTGGTGCATGAGAATGGCGATGGCGCGGATCagggagcaggagcaggagggcaacaacaagagccgTATAAGTGTCATCTCTGTTCCAAGACGTTTCGCATGAAGGGTTCGCTGCGTGTGCACCTTAAGGTGTTGCACACAAttggctgcagcagcaacagccacaataTGGGCTGTGCCAATGGCGGTCAAGCCATCAATCCTACGCCCAAAATCAGCATTTGCGATCGCATACGACACAAGGAGGCAACCGCAGGCAATGGTAATGCATCGACTATACctagcagcagtaacaacatcaacaacaatagcaataacagcagcacaaGCACTCAGCCCTACGCCTTGAGTGGAGCCATTTGCATGCTCAAACAGGAGATCACGACTCCGGCAGATGCGGCACCGACAGCGGAATACGGCAGCACACCTAAAAATTGGGAGTGCGATGTGTGCGCCAAACTCTTCACCACCAAATACTTCTTAAAGAAGCACAAGCGACTGCACACGGGAGAGATGCCGTATACCTGTCAGTTCTGTGCCCGCACCTTTACCTTCCAGCAGTCCTACCATAAGCATTTACTCTACCACAGTGAGGTGAAGCCACACGCTTGTGGCATCTGTGGCCGCGCCTTCAAGGAGCTGTCTACCTTGCACAATCATCAGCGTATCCACAGTGGCGAGAAACCCTTCAGGTGTGAAGTCTGCG GTAAATGTTTCCGGCAACGCGTTTCCTTTCTGGTGCACACGCGAATTCACACTGGGGTGATGCCGTACAAGTGTGAGCAGTGTCTGAAGACCTTTCGCTATAAGGTATCGCTGCGCACGCACAAATGCACTGTTGGTCCAGCAGACGACTCGCAGCAAACCCCTGAACAACTGATCAAAGCACTTTTGGACTCCAATGGGGTAGTTGACAGTGCGCctgcaactcaactcaactcatcAGCCAGTCCAGCATTGATTGGCATTCCCATGAATGGCGGCGACCATGAGGCACTGCTATCGCAAACAATTGATGATATTGTCGTTGAAAGCTGTCAGAAACTTGGCATTTGTGGTGTGGAACCCCATCGCCAGCCCCAACCGCTACAGCAACCTGTAATTATGGACAACAATGTGCAGCATTACGATGGCAGCAACTCGCCCTTGCAGCAAATGCAGAATCTGCGACTTTACTCgccgcaacaacaaacagatcAGCCTAGCTCCGATGGGGAGCTTTTTCGCCGCTTTTTGATGGATGCCACGTAG
- the LOC117575582 gene encoding coiled-coil domain-containing protein 39, whose amino-acid sequence MNKTDDMKSSSLDEFKLEAMRSMGWAVEADIPMANAENLAILHEMVGMRAEKFELQQRIRALDERDKAIERHKRNIEATLQQNITFFSSVKNDVIKEAHRTQLVILERNKLKEDLRLNQKELAEYTEYADHTLRKITKNKREIDELTKRIKTAKSSLVDWADAMEDGNKGYQLIDKYYQDDQQKARDLNTKRQLLQADIDKRRKMNVQLYDEQTTLEKNLERTACLYRAAHLERRQMVDTWKQAVNQMTQREMDIQMGEEECVHLTERAISMATSYRDANEQLNDVLENNQMVEQSIEILNSETSDLKNEIARLTDAALLKEREILALRHELENLSNMVHSQRLENRKTLQQRDAKNLEIANFDEVLNQVEARLKAIENKATDANQRLQILDEMMEGEEQALNQLNKQQQRCNDLLYRTQRQITDLRDEEKTIIMQNSALQSTLLAVYRNHRQLTNELKRQTEIHYNMSFKYLQCERRLAELQGKNADPELEERNQEILSQLEQNYAKLQRRLSSTEAQNKKLNYSMNALVIVYNSDAKELETFKFKIKEAQVYCEGTIKRMRMNRYENSEFIVELSLLKMRCSDLQNVIESCVKGTFNLNQHRLAFQRIINDRFVELRSQQDILQLKRKHLNDELSTLRADLGDRKKHISAMRSRFEITSALLGVNEDGTMITATQLKVENAQERQLLADEGDALNKKVLKAEKEVIALENTLRQFDKSNDNYRKNLKTYEDNSKNEQRAEDELKRVQENYCNELQKLKSLRHKAECYDVKHEQQKMEQEELMKQLEAEKQKCLEDSEALAKLTKELQEQKSKIDRANREIQNLLKDIRQKAISSEYLELFERDLGLQELENRNRKTLNLLSDMANSDEDGPQIIHYMLSKGLKLPQHLKPVRSCISSKTGSYSSLDCYSVKGYSARSSISDISLSKGEAASASISVVSLDFPVKKKK is encoded by the exons atgaataaaacggACGACATGAAGAGCTCGTCGCTGGACGAGTTCAAGCTGGAGGCTATGCGCTCCATGGGTTGGGCGGTGGAAGCGGACATACCCATGGCTAATGCTGAGAATCTGGCCATCCTCCACGAAATGGTTGGCATGCGAGCCGAGAAATTTGAACTACAGCAAAGGATCCGCGCTCTGGATGAGCGCGACAAGGCGATTGAGCGACACAAGCGGAACATTGAGGCCACATTGCAGCAGAACATT ACATTTTTCAGCTCTGTTAAGAACGATGTAATCAAGGAAGCGCATCGAACTCAGCTGGTTATCTTAGAGCGCAACAAACTGAAGGAGGATCTGCGCTTGAATCAAAAAGAACTGGCTGAGTATACGGAATATGCTGATCACACTCTAC gcaaaattacaaaaaataagcGTGAGATCGATGAGTTGACGAAGCGCATTAAGACTGCCAAGTCGAGCCTGGTTGATTGGGCCGATGCCATGGAAGATGGCAATAAGGGATACCAGCTGATCGACAAATACTACCAGGATGACCAGCAAAAGGCGAGAGACCTCAACACAAAGCGTCAGCTGCTGCAGGCGGACATTGACAAGCGACGCAAGATGAACGTTCAGCTGTATGATGAGCAGACAACGCTGGAGAAGAATCTGGAACGCACCGCCTGCCTCTACAGGGCGGCGCACTTGGAGCGTCGTCAGATGGTGGACACATGGAAGCAGGCAGTTAACCAAATGACACAGCGTGAGATGGACATACAAATGGGCGAGGAAGAGTGCGTGCATCTCACGGAGCGAGCAATCAGCATGGCGACCAGTTATCGCGACGCCAATGAGCAGCTCAACGACGTGCTGGAGAACAATCAGATGGTGGAACAGTCCATCGAGATACTCAACTCGGAGACCTCAGATTTAAAGAATGAGATCGCTCGTCTAACGGATGCAGCGCTGCTTAAGGAGCGCGAGATTCTTGCGCTGCGTCACGAACTTGAGAATCTATCGAACATGGTGCACTCCCAGCGTCTGGAGAACCGCAAGACTCTGCAACAGCGTGATGCAAAGAACTTAGAAATTGCCAACTTCGATGAGGTGCTCAACCAGGTGGAGGCCCGCCTCAAAGCCATCGAAAATAAGGCAACCGATGCCAATCAGCGACTGCAAATCCTTGACGAGATGATGGAGGGTGAGGAGCAAGCTCTGAACCAACTgaacaagcaacagcaacgctgCAACGATCTGCTCTATCGCACTCAACGCCAGATAACCGACTTGCGTGACGAGGAGAAGACAATCATTATGCAGAACTCGGCACTGCAGTCGACGTTGTTGGCCGTCTATCGCAACCATCGCCAGCTGACGAACGAACTGAAGCGCCAGACCGAGATCCACTACAACATGTCGTTCAAGTATCTGCAGTGCGAACGACGTCTGGCCGAGCTGCAGGGCAAGAATGCCGATCCCGAACTGGAGGAGCGCAACCAGGAGATACTCAGTCAGCTGGAGCAGAACTATGCGAAGCTGCAACGTCGCCTCAGCTCTACGGAGGCACAGAATAAGAAGCTTAACTACAGCATGAATGCCTTGGTCATTGTGTACAACAGTGATGCCAAGGAGTTGGAGACCTTCAAGTTCAAGATCAAGGAGGCTCAGGTTTATTGCGAAGGCACCATAAAACGCATGCGGATGAATCGCTACGAGAACTCCGAGTTCATTGTGGAGCTAAGTCTTCTCAAGATGCGCTGCAGTGATCTGCAGAATGTCATCGAAAGCTGTGTCAAGGGCACCTTTAATCTCAATCAGCATCGCTTGGCCTTTCAGCGGATCATCAATGATCGCTTTGTGGAGCTGCGCAGCCAGCAGGATATACTGCAATTGAAGCGCAAGCATCTCAACGATGAGTTGAGTACATTGCGCGCCGATCTGGGAGATCGCAAGAAGCACATCTCTGCGATGAGGTCTCGTTTTGAGATAACGTCGGCGCTGCTGGGCGTCAATGAAGATGGCACCATGATCACCGCCACCCAGCTGAAGGTGGAGAATGCCCAAGAGCGTCAGCTGCTCGCCGACGAGGGCGACGCTCTCAACAAGAAGGTCCTGAAGGCTGAGAAGGAGGTTATTGCATTGGAAAATACGCTGAGGCAGTTTGACAAATCCAACGACAATTATCGCAAGAATCTGAAAACTTATGAAGACAACTCTAAGA ATGAACAGCGTGCCGAAGATGAACTAAAGCGGGTCCAAGAGAACTACTGCAATGAGCTACAAAAGCTGAAGTCGCTTCGACACAAAGCGGAGTGTTACGATGTCAAGCACGAGCAACAGAAAATGGAACAGGAGGAGCTGATGAAACAATTGGAGGCCGAGAAGCAGAAATGCTTGGAAGACTCTGAAGCGCTGGCGAAACTAACCAAAGAGCTGCAGGAGCAGAAATCCAAAATAGATCGAGCCAATCGTGAGATACAAAATCTACTCAAGGACATACGACAAAAAGCCATTAGCAGTGAGTATCTTGAGTTATTCGAGCGCGATCTAGGTCTGCAGGAGCTGGAGAATCGTAACCGCAAGACCTTGAACTTGCTGTCCGACATGGCGAACAGCGATGAGGATGGGCCGCAGATCATTCACTATATGCTGAGCAAGGGATTGAAATTGCCTCAGCATTTGAAACCCGTTCGCAGTTGCATCTCATCAAAGACGGGTTCATACTCCTCTTTGGATTGCTATTCAGTAAAAG GATACAGCGCACGTTCTTCGATTTCGGATATAAGTTTGAGCAAGGGAGAAGCTGCTTCAGCTAGCATTAGTGTCGTCTCTCTCGATTTTCCcgttaaaaagaagaaataa
- the LOC117575067 gene encoding RNA polymerase II-associated factor 1 homolog: protein MPPTINSAVNSAAEKRPQRQTERKSEIICRVKYGNNLPDIPFDLKFLQYPFDSNRFVQYNPTSLERNFKYDVLTEHDLGVTVDLINRELYQADPMSQLDPADEKLLEEETLTPTDSVRSRQHSRTVSWLRKSEYISTEQTRFQPQNLENIEAKVGYNVKKSLREETLYLDRDAQIKAIEKTFSDTKNDITKHYSKPNVVPVEVLPIFPDFTNWKYPCAQVIFDSDPAPLGKNVPAQLEEMSQAMIRGVMDESGEQFVAYFLPTESTLEKRRNDFVDGELYKDDEEYEYKIAREYNWNVKTKASKGYEENYFFVMRPDGIYYNELETRVRLNKRRVKVGQQPNNTKLVVKHRPLDAMEHRVQRYRERQLDVPGEEEEEEEMEVDTEQTQTQTAQDKSAGNAAKSKTSEDNETAAGGSTPAADAQEQRERQSRSRTRSGGSRSRSRSRSGSASGSAASGSRSRSRSSSGSASGSRASSRSKSGSRSPSGSRSRSHTPAGSQKSRSRSGSRSRSRSKSKSKSKSKSRSRSRSGSRSGSGSRSPSRSRSGSPSGSGSSSGSGSDED, encoded by the exons atgccgCCTACAATAAACTCGGCGGTTAATAGCGCTGCAGAAAAACGACCACAGAGGCAAACGGAGAGAAA GTCGGAGATAATTTGCCGCGTCAAATATGGAAATAATTTACCGGATATACCCTTTGACTTGAAGTTCCTGCAATACCCATTCGATAGCAATCGATTTGTGCAGTACAATCCCACATCATTAGAGCGTAACTTCAAATACGATGTGCTAACCGAGCACGATCTTGGAGTCACGGTCGATCTGATCAATCGTGAGCTCTACCAAGCAGATCCTATGTCACAGTTGGATCCTGCAGATGAGAAACTACTCGAGGAAGAGACGCTGACGCCAACAGACTCAGTGCGCTCGCGTCAACATTCGCGCACAGTGTCCTGGTTGCGTAAATCAGAGTACATTTCCACGGAACAGACCCGCTTCCAGCCGCAGAATCTTGagaacattgaagccaaggtGGGCTACAATGTGAAGAAGTCGTTGCGCGAGGAAACGCTCTATTTGGATCGCGATGCTCAAATCAAGGCGATCGAAAAGACATTCAGCGACACAAAGAACGACATAACAAAACATTATTCCAAGCCGAATGTAGTTCCAGTGGAAGTACTCCCCATCTTTCCAGATTTCACCAACTGGAAATATCCATGTGCTCAGGTCATATTCGACAGCGATCCCGCACCATTGGGTAAAAATGTGCCTGCTCAATTGGAGGAAATGTCGCAGGCCATGATTCGTGGTGTGATGGACGAAAGTGGCGAGCAGTTTGTCGCctactttttgcccacagaATCGACATTGGAGAAACGACGCAACGACTTTGTCGATGGCGAGCTGTACAAGGATGATGAGGAATACGAGTATAAGATTGCTCGTGAGTACAACTGGAATGTCAAGACAAAGGCATCCAAGGGCTACGAGGAGAACTACTTCTTTGTCATGCGCCCTGATGGCATCTATTACAACGAGTTGGAGACCCGTGTACGCCTGAACAAACGTCGCGTTAAAGTCGGTCAGCAACCAAACAACACCAAGTTG GTGGTTAAACATCGTCCCCTTGATGCTATGGAGCATCGCGTGCAACGCTATCGTGAGCGTCAGCTAGACGTTCCTGGTgaggaggaagaagaggaagaaatgGAAGTGGACACTGAGCAAACACAAACGCAAACTGCACAAGATAAGTCAGCAGGCAATGCCGCCAAATCCAAGACCTCGGAAGATAATGAAACAGCTGCCGGTGGATCAACACCTGCCGCTGATGCCCAAGAGCAGCGTGAACGGCAATCGCGCTCCAGAACTCGCTCGGGTGGTTCGCGTTCTCgtagccgcagtcgcagtggCTCCGCCAGCGGTAGTGCAGCGAGCGGTTCACGTAGTCGCAGTCGCTCCAGTTCGGGCAGCGCATCTGGATCACGTGCGAGCAGTCGCTCCAAGTCTGGTTCCCGTTCACCAAGCGGTTCACGCTCGAGGTCTCACACACCAGCAGGCTCCCAGAAGTCACGCAGTCGCAGTGGCTCACGAAGTCGCTCACGATCCAAGtccaaatcgaaatcaaaatcaaagtcccgcagtcgcagtcgttcTGGCTCTCGTTCTGGTTCCGGCTCGCGGTCGCCTTCGCGCTCGAGGAGTGGCTCACCGAGTGGCTCAGGCTCCAGCTCTGGTAGCGGCTCCGATGAAGATTAA
- the LOC117575068 gene encoding uncharacterized protein LOC117575068 isoform X2: protein MVVWLLVVLLFPVFCESASHSVQCIPPGKSAADYSESENSVIHDDNRKIKIHANKEIEELSRGMYITELPLPHPGAQPGSTHGCEEVMPLEGIQI from the exons ATGGTTGTTTGGCTACTGGTCGTATTGTTGTTTCCCGTATTCTGCGAGTCGGCTTCACACTCTGTGCAATGCATACCACCGGGAAAATCAGCGGCGGATTATAGCGAAAGTGAAAATAGTGTAATACATGATGACAatagaaaaatcaaaatac aCGCCAATAAGGAAATTGAAGAATTATCTAGGGGTATGTATATCACGGAACTACCCTTGCCGCATCCTGGAGCTCAACCAGGCAGCACGCATGGCTGCGAGGAAGTTATGCCCCTTGAGggaattcaaatataa